In Natrinema amylolyticum, the following are encoded in one genomic region:
- the phoU gene encoding phosphate signaling complex protein PhoU, whose product MARQSYQDKLTELREDVLYMSEVVMERLRMGLDALEQKDEDLAREVIEGDGEINRMYLDLEQDCIDLLALQQPVASDLRFIAASFKIITDLERIADLATNLGEYTMDAERDLFPDVDVQEMGELTLDMLEDAMLAYDTEDTDTCRELAARDDELDQFAERASEIVVRDLIERELESADEVEQILQDVSRLLLTIRDLERVGDHTVNIAARTLYMVENDDELIY is encoded by the coding sequence ATGGCCAGACAATCGTACCAAGATAAGCTCACGGAGCTCCGTGAGGACGTCCTCTACATGAGCGAGGTCGTCATGGAACGGCTTCGCATGGGACTGGACGCGCTCGAGCAGAAAGACGAAGACCTCGCCCGAGAAGTGATCGAGGGCGACGGCGAGATCAACCGGATGTATCTCGACCTCGAACAGGACTGCATCGACCTGCTCGCGCTTCAGCAGCCGGTCGCGAGCGACCTGCGGTTCATCGCTGCTTCGTTCAAGATCATCACCGACTTAGAGCGGATCGCCGACCTCGCGACCAACCTCGGCGAGTACACGATGGACGCCGAACGGGACCTGTTCCCCGACGTCGACGTCCAGGAGATGGGCGAACTGACCCTCGATATGCTCGAGGATGCGATGCTCGCCTACGACACCGAGGACACCGATACGTGTCGGGAACTGGCCGCCCGTGACGACGAACTCGACCAGTTCGCCGAACGAGCCAGCGAGATCGTCGTCCGGGACCTCATCGAGCGTGAACTCGAGTCGGCCGACGAGGTCGAACAGATCTTGCAGGACGTCTCGCGGCTCCTGTTGACGATTCGTGACTTAGAGCGCGTCGGCGATCACACCGTCAACATCGCCGCGCGGACCCTGTACATGGTCGAGAACGACGACGAACTCATCTACTGA
- a CDS encoding metal-dependent hydrolase: MVADGVHILLSLALVLLLFRAERPEPYLVAALAAAFPDIDIVIFPLLADIGYGESLLWSHRALTHSLLVGVVVVGLLSYFGPWRAAAVGFGSHIVMDLLSGGVRLLAPVDDTLYGASFDWLLLNTLTAAVAVTVILGGLLAMKHDFEYRVPVSAPRPGLEWFR; encoded by the coding sequence ATGGTCGCCGACGGGGTCCATATCCTGCTGAGTCTAGCATTGGTATTGCTGCTCTTTCGAGCCGAACGGCCCGAACCGTATCTCGTGGCGGCGCTCGCCGCCGCCTTCCCCGACATCGATATCGTCATCTTTCCGCTGTTGGCCGATATCGGGTACGGAGAGAGCCTTCTCTGGAGCCATCGGGCACTGACACACTCGCTTCTGGTCGGGGTCGTCGTCGTCGGGCTGCTCTCGTACTTCGGTCCGTGGCGCGCCGCCGCCGTCGGATTCGGCTCCCATATCGTGATGGATCTCCTGAGCGGTGGCGTCCGCCTACTCGCTCCCGTCGACGACACGCTGTACGGGGCGTCGTTCGATTGGCTGCTCCTCAATACCCTCACGGCGGCCGTCGCAGTGACCGTGATCCTCGGCGGACTGCTCGCTATGAAACACGATTTCGAGTATCGAGTGCCCGTGTCCGCTCCGAGACCGGGACTCGAGTGGTTCCGATAA
- the pstB gene encoding phosphate ABC transporter ATP-binding protein PstB produces the protein MTQDPMTDSDSRTDTQSTDGGRESLASNDLEGSDPTTEPLVDSSIDIDGRTSPSGDATRAVIESRDLDVFYDDVQALQSIDIEIPAEKVTAIIGPSGCGKSTFLRCINRMNDLVDAARVEGELLFEGKNVYDDDVDPVVLRRKIGMVFQAPNPFPKSIYDNVAYGLNVQGISGDHDEVVEEALRRAALWDEVKDQLDSSGLDLSGGQQQRLCIARAIAPDPDVILMDEPASALDPVATSKIEDLIEDLAEEYTVVIVTHNMQQAARISDKTAVFLTGGELVEFDDTDKIFENPEHDRVEDYITGKFG, from the coding sequence ATGACACAAGATCCAATGACCGACTCGGACAGCCGCACTGACACCCAATCGACCGATGGGGGGCGTGAGAGCCTCGCAAGTAACGACCTCGAGGGATCCGATCCGACGACCGAACCCCTCGTCGATTCGTCGATCGACATCGACGGCCGCACGAGCCCGTCCGGCGACGCGACTCGGGCAGTGATCGAATCACGCGATCTCGACGTGTTCTACGACGACGTGCAGGCGCTGCAGTCGATCGACATCGAAATTCCGGCCGAGAAGGTGACGGCGATTATCGGTCCGTCAGGCTGTGGGAAATCGACCTTCCTGCGGTGTATCAATCGGATGAACGACCTCGTGGACGCCGCACGGGTCGAGGGCGAACTCCTCTTCGAAGGAAAGAACGTCTACGACGACGACGTCGATCCAGTCGTCCTCCGGCGCAAGATCGGCATGGTGTTTCAGGCGCCGAACCCGTTCCCCAAGAGCATCTACGACAACGTCGCCTACGGATTGAACGTCCAAGGGATCAGCGGCGACCACGACGAGGTCGTCGAAGAAGCGCTCCGTCGGGCCGCGCTCTGGGACGAAGTGAAAGATCAACTCGACTCGAGCGGGCTGGACCTCTCGGGCGGCCAGCAACAGCGGCTCTGTATCGCACGGGCGATCGCGCCGGACCCGGACGTGATCCTGATGGACGAGCCCGCGTCCGCACTCGATCCGGTCGCGACCTCGAAGATCGAGGACCTGATCGAGGACCTCGCCGAGGAGTACACGGTCGTGATCGTCACCCACAACATGCAACAGGCCGCCCGCATCTCCGATAAGACGGCGGTCTTCCTGACCGGCGGGGAACTCGTGGAGTTCGACGACACCGACAAGATCTTCGAGAACCCCGAGCACGACCGCGTCGAGGACTACATCACCGGCAAGTTCGGGTAG
- the pstA gene encoding phosphate ABC transporter permease PstA, which translates to MATDQRPGTWYGANEAVSRVRGQTFKALCLGATLLALLSVFVLLLYVANDAFQPLSADPGWLLTFAATVLLPALIAIGYYYTRDTRAGETATIALGLPVVALLLTGGVFITFEHIVSVYLWLSILVALVAAAPIVYAHGRLRPEADLERLAVVLGAPALSLWFVPDVILSLPMLPTQSLALLGSFVGPVSLAVGWFVRRQRESDRDGAVAAALTVVGAAAGLGIAPAVGLSPFVWMLLVTITGVPVGLYVESVVRRRTGVAGLAFPVLVGGGIIAGVIITDALGFTGPNPWLDWGFLTSAPSRTPEDAGFYPPLVGSVMMLLVIVISAFPVGVGAAVYLEEYAPERGRWGRLVDLIEVNIGNLAGVPSVVYGVLGLALFIRRGGLGSGTALVGGFTVGLLILPIVIISSQEAISAVPDSMRQASYGMGATKWQTTRNVVLPEALPGIMTGNILAMGRAIGETAPLLIIGAPAVVRIAPTSFTNKFSAMPRQIYTWSSEIDAAFQHGVLAAGVVTLLVVLLLMNGAAIIIRNKYQRRD; encoded by the coding sequence ATGGCGACCGACCAGCGTCCCGGAACGTGGTACGGCGCGAACGAGGCAGTCAGCCGTGTTCGCGGCCAGACGTTCAAGGCCCTCTGTCTCGGCGCGACCCTGCTCGCGCTGCTCTCGGTCTTCGTTCTCCTCCTGTACGTCGCGAACGACGCGTTCCAACCGCTTTCGGCCGATCCCGGCTGGCTCCTCACGTTCGCCGCGACGGTTCTTCTCCCCGCACTGATCGCGATCGGATACTACTATACCCGCGACACGAGGGCCGGCGAGACCGCGACCATCGCACTCGGGCTGCCGGTCGTCGCTCTCCTGCTCACCGGTGGCGTGTTCATCACCTTCGAACACATCGTCAGCGTCTATCTGTGGCTCTCGATTCTCGTCGCACTCGTCGCCGCCGCCCCGATCGTGTACGCGCACGGCCGGCTTCGACCGGAGGCTGACCTCGAGCGACTCGCAGTCGTCCTTGGCGCTCCGGCCCTCTCACTCTGGTTCGTTCCCGACGTCATTCTCTCCCTGCCGATGTTGCCGACGCAGTCGCTCGCGTTGTTGGGCTCGTTCGTCGGGCCCGTCTCGCTCGCCGTCGGCTGGTTCGTCCGCCGACAGCGCGAGAGCGACCGCGACGGCGCTGTTGCTGCGGCATTAACCGTCGTGGGGGCGGCAGCGGGCCTCGGGATCGCTCCCGCCGTCGGCCTCAGCCCGTTCGTCTGGATGCTGCTCGTGACGATCACCGGCGTTCCGGTCGGTCTCTACGTCGAAAGCGTCGTTCGCCGTCGAACCGGCGTCGCCGGGCTCGCGTTCCCGGTGCTCGTCGGCGGCGGTATCATCGCGGGCGTGATCATCACTGACGCGCTCGGGTTCACCGGTCCGAACCCGTGGCTCGACTGGGGGTTCCTCACGAGTGCTCCGTCGAGAACGCCCGAAGACGCGGGCTTCTATCCGCCGCTGGTCGGTTCGGTGATGATGTTGCTCGTCATCGTCATCTCCGCGTTCCCCGTCGGCGTCGGAGCGGCCGTCTATCTCGAGGAATACGCCCCGGAGCGGGGACGCTGGGGTCGTCTCGTCGATCTGATCGAAGTCAACATCGGTAACCTCGCCGGCGTCCCGTCCGTCGTCTACGGGGTTCTCGGGCTGGCGCTGTTCATTCGACGAGGCGGGCTCGGTTCCGGGACCGCCCTCGTCGGCGGATTTACCGTCGGATTGCTGATCCTCCCGATCGTCATCATCTCTTCGCAGGAAGCGATCAGTGCCGTTCCCGACTCGATGCGACAGGCGTCGTACGGAATGGGAGCGACGAAATGGCAGACGACTCGTAACGTCGTTCTCCCGGAGGCGCTGCCGGGAATCATGACGGGCAACATCCTCGCGATGGGACGGGCGATCGGCGAGACGGCTCCGTTGCTCATTATCGGCGCACCAGCGGTCGTTCGCATCGCGCCGACGTCGTTCACGAACAAGTTCAGCGCGATGCCTCGACAGATCTACACCTGGTCGAGCGAGATCGACGCAGCGTTCCAACACGGCGTCCTCGCGGCCGGCGTCGTCACGCTGTTGGTCGTCCTCCTCCTGATGAACGGCGCCGCCATCATCATCCGCAACAAGTATCAACGCAGGGACTGA
- the pstC gene encoding phosphate ABC transporter permease subunit PstC, which translates to MSERSIDVDLTRSSSGRVVKERVYKWLLFGCAALTVFVTASIIFTLATDAIAFFRLVSPVEFFTETEWFVRGDSGTYGVWPLVTATLIITVVSAIVSMPIGVAAAVYLSEYASARMRSVLKPALEVLAGIPTVVYGYLALVYLTPALQWVGIPVSTFNLLSASIMVGIMIIPMVSSLSEDAMSSVPDSLRQAGYGMGATKYEVSTGIVIPAAVSGIFSSFILALSRAIGETMIVVMAAGLRPRMFNFSNPLDNLLSSGQPMTAGMVNAVTSDATGGSSTYLSMFALGLTLFTITFAMNLASDYVAARYQEEYQ; encoded by the coding sequence ATGAGTGAGCGATCGATAGACGTCGACCTGACGCGGTCATCGTCGGGTCGAGTCGTCAAAGAACGCGTCTACAAGTGGCTGTTGTTCGGCTGCGCTGCGTTGACGGTGTTCGTCACGGCGAGCATTATTTTCACGCTCGCGACCGACGCGATCGCATTCTTCAGACTGGTCTCTCCGGTCGAGTTCTTCACCGAGACCGAGTGGTTCGTCCGTGGCGACAGCGGTACCTACGGCGTCTGGCCGCTCGTGACTGCGACGCTGATAATCACCGTCGTGTCGGCGATCGTTTCGATGCCGATCGGCGTCGCGGCCGCCGTCTACCTCAGCGAGTACGCGAGTGCCCGTATGCGATCCGTTCTGAAACCAGCGCTGGAAGTGCTCGCCGGGATCCCGACGGTTGTGTACGGGTACCTCGCCCTCGTTTATTTGACCCCTGCGCTGCAGTGGGTCGGGATTCCAGTGAGTACGTTCAATCTGTTGAGCGCGTCGATCATGGTCGGGATAATGATCATCCCGATGGTATCGTCGCTGTCAGAGGACGCGATGAGTTCCGTCCCGGACTCGCTCCGGCAAGCGGGGTACGGAATGGGTGCGACGAAGTACGAGGTGTCGACCGGGATCGTCATCCCGGCGGCCGTCTCCGGTATCTTCTCATCGTTCATCCTCGCGCTTTCCCGGGCGATCGGCGAAACCATGATCGTCGTCATGGCTGCGGGCCTGCGACCGCGGATGTTCAACTTCTCGAACCCGCTCGACAACTTGCTCAGTTCGGGTCAGCCGATGACCGCAGGGATGGTCAACGCGGTGACGAGCGACGCGACGGGTGGCTCGTCGACGTATCTGAGCATGTTCGCTCTCGGACTGACGCTGTTTACGATCACGTTCGCGATGAACCTCGCGAGCGACTACGTCGCAGCACGCTATCAGGAGGAGTACCAATGA
- a CDS encoding phosphate ABC transporter substrate-binding protein PstS family protein, giving the protein MTDTQTDRSVRSFSRRKFLAATGTVSALSLAGCTENTGDGENERVIVTGSSTVFPVSDTLAEAFMAENDGINVTTDSTGTGGGFSNNFCPGDSDINGASRQIQDAERQTCQDNGVEPLEFQIGADALTVAVHNDSPIDCISYDELAQIWSEGGAETWSEVNSDWPDTEIERFGPPSTSGTFDWFTSNVIGDDGSHVTQYESTENDNELVQGISSTENAIGYFGYAYYRENEADLKALEIRESEDGDCTPPSLDAAQSGSYPMARPLYIYVSQESLQRDPVYDFVEFYIEQSSTDTVSDVGYVPASEDQVQSNLEKLESAVN; this is encoded by the coding sequence ATGACTGATACGCAGACGGACCGTTCAGTTCGCTCGTTCTCTCGACGGAAGTTCCTCGCTGCGACGGGAACAGTAAGCGCACTGTCGCTCGCCGGCTGTACCGAAAACACCGGTGACGGTGAAAACGAGCGCGTCATCGTTACGGGGAGCAGTACGGTGTTCCCGGTTTCTGACACGCTCGCCGAGGCGTTCATGGCCGAAAACGACGGTATCAACGTCACCACCGACTCGACCGGGACCGGTGGCGGGTTCAGCAACAATTTCTGTCCGGGCGACTCCGACATCAACGGCGCATCACGACAGATCCAGGACGCGGAACGCCAGACCTGTCAGGACAACGGCGTCGAGCCTCTTGAGTTCCAGATCGGTGCCGACGCACTCACCGTGGCCGTTCACAACGACTCTCCAATCGACTGCATCAGCTACGACGAACTCGCCCAGATCTGGAGCGAAGGCGGTGCTGAAACGTGGTCCGAGGTCAATTCCGACTGGCCAGATACGGAGATCGAACGCTTCGGTCCGCCGTCCACCTCGGGAACGTTCGACTGGTTCACGAGCAACGTGATCGGCGACGACGGAAGTCACGTCACGCAGTACGAGAGCACGGAAAACGACAACGAGCTCGTCCAGGGCATCTCGTCGACCGAAAACGCGATCGGGTACTTCGGCTACGCGTACTACCGAGAGAACGAGGCCGATCTAAAGGCGCTCGAAATTCGCGAAAGCGAAGACGGCGACTGTACCCCGCCGAGCCTCGATGCCGCACAGTCCGGCTCGTACCCGATGGCACGGCCGCTGTACATCTACGTCAGTCAGGAATCGCTCCAGCGAGATCCGGTCTACGACTTCGTGGAGTTCTACATCGAACAGTCGTCGACCGATACCGTCAGCGACGTCGGTTACGTTCCGGCGAGCGAAGACCAGGTTCAGTCGAACCTCGAGAAGCTCGAGAGCGCAGTGAACTGA
- a CDS encoding PstS family phosphate ABC transporter substrate-binding protein: MRTDKFDGALQGVSRRQFITATGVGSATALGGCLGSDTDDDDESETTDQGEPEGNEELSGEVTVTGSSTVYPISDEMAARFMAANPGVTVTVESTGSGGGFERHFCPGDSDINGASRRIKSTEKNHCAENDVTPVEMQIAGDALTMAVSTENTWADCLSFDELARIWSEDGAETWAEIDPDWPDEEFELYGPDTTSGTYDWFTQTVVSEVGTHRSDYVGTEDDTTIIQGLEESPYAMGYFGFSYYAENEDRVTALDIKANEGDACGEPSLQAASDGTYPMARPLFVYPSAEALQREEVREFVRFYLENSTADWIAEEVSYVPASDEQAEANLRTLAEIVDA; encoded by the coding sequence ATGAGAACAGACAAGTTCGATGGGGCTCTCCAGGGGGTTTCGCGGCGGCAATTCATTACGGCGACAGGTGTGGGAAGCGCGACGGCGCTCGGTGGCTGTCTCGGGTCCGATACCGACGACGATGACGAGTCCGAGACCACCGATCAGGGCGAACCCGAGGGGAACGAGGAACTCTCGGGCGAAGTGACAGTCACGGGCTCGAGTACGGTCTATCCGATTTCCGATGAGATGGCCGCCCGCTTCATGGCGGCGAATCCGGGAGTGACCGTCACGGTCGAATCGACCGGAAGCGGCGGCGGGTTCGAGCGGCACTTCTGTCCGGGCGATTCGGATATCAACGGTGCGTCCCGGCGAATCAAGTCCACGGAGAAAAACCACTGCGCGGAAAACGACGTCACGCCGGTCGAGATGCAGATCGCGGGCGACGCGCTGACGATGGCCGTCAGTACCGAAAACACGTGGGCGGACTGTCTGTCGTTCGACGAACTGGCCCGGATCTGGAGCGAGGACGGTGCTGAGACGTGGGCCGAGATCGACCCGGACTGGCCCGACGAGGAGTTCGAACTCTACGGCCCCGACACGACGTCCGGAACGTACGACTGGTTCACCCAGACCGTCGTCAGCGAGGTCGGCACCCATCGGAGCGACTACGTCGGCACCGAAGACGACACGACCATCATCCAGGGGCTCGAGGAGAGCCCGTACGCGATGGGCTATTTCGGCTTCTCTTACTACGCGGAGAACGAAGACCGGGTCACCGCGCTCGATATCAAAGCGAACGAGGGCGACGCCTGCGGGGAACCGAGCCTGCAGGCGGCCAGTGACGGGACGTACCCGATGGCCCGTCCGCTGTTCGTCTACCCCTCCGCGGAGGCCCTCCAGCGCGAGGAGGTCCGCGAGTTTGTCCGATTCTACCTCGAGAACTCGACGGCCGACTGGATCGCCGAGGAGGTCAGTTACGTGCCCGCGAGCGACGAGCAGGCCGAGGCGAACCTGAGGACACTCGCGGAAATCGTCGACGCATAG
- the phoU gene encoding phosphate signaling complex protein PhoU, with protein MTRPGYRERLERLREAVVAMGDLVAERLADAITALFTDDRTLASEVIAGDDAVNDRYLDIEHECLDLLALYQPVAGDLRFVVAAFQIVTDLERVGDLATNLAGYTVDSTETAPTLPDVDFERIAALALEQLEGAIDAFVTDDAAACFAVAERDDELDDRCAIVMERIVQTLIDVRIDGNGRIGRRPSRNASDDRPIEDVLTDVSRTFVIVRDLERVGDHAVNVAARTLYALESSEELLA; from the coding sequence ATGACCCGACCGGGCTACCGGGAGCGCCTCGAGCGCCTCCGCGAGGCGGTCGTCGCGATGGGCGATCTGGTCGCCGAGCGACTCGCCGACGCCATCACCGCGCTGTTCACCGACGATCGAACGCTCGCCAGCGAGGTAATCGCCGGCGACGATGCGGTCAACGATCGCTATCTCGACATCGAACACGAGTGTCTCGACCTACTCGCGTTGTACCAGCCCGTCGCCGGTGACCTCCGATTCGTCGTCGCCGCCTTTCAGATCGTCACCGATCTCGAGCGGGTGGGCGATCTCGCGACCAACCTGGCGGGGTATACGGTGGATTCGACCGAAACCGCGCCGACGCTTCCCGACGTCGACTTCGAACGGATCGCAGCACTCGCACTCGAGCAGCTCGAAGGCGCGATCGACGCGTTCGTGACGGACGACGCCGCGGCCTGTTTCGCGGTCGCCGAGCGAGACGACGAACTCGACGACCGGTGTGCCATCGTGATGGAGCGTATCGTCCAGACTCTCATCGACGTCCGCATCGACGGCAACGGTCGAATCGGCAGACGGCCGAGCCGGAACGCGTCCGACGACCGGCCGATAGAGGACGTACTCACGGACGTCTCGCGAACGTTCGTGATCGTCCGTGACCTCGAGCGCGTCGGCGATCACGCGGTCAACGTGGCGGCCCGGACGTTGTACGCGCTCGAGAGTAGCGAAGAGTTACTCGCGTGA
- the pstB gene encoding phosphate ABC transporter ATP-binding protein PstB, translated as MSNTQNASHDPAESNRDVRSADAVTQTTAGESQEETQTEWTDYEFRGEPKLSVEDLDVYYGDEQALQGITMDIPENSVTALIGPSGCGKSTFLRCLNRMNDRIKSASVDGSVELEGEEIYQDGLDLVELRKRVGMVFQSPNPFPKTIRDNIAYGPRKHGDIETGLLARLLGDDSSERERKLVQRCLEQAALWEEVSDRLDDNALGLSGGQQQRLCIARCLAVDPEVILMDEPASALDPIATAKIEDLIEELAEEYTVVVVTHNMQQAARISDQTAVFLTGGELVEFDDTDKIFENPESQRVEDYVTGKFG; from the coding sequence ATGAGCAATACGCAAAACGCGAGCCACGATCCGGCGGAATCGAATCGGGACGTCCGATCGGCCGACGCCGTCACGCAGACCACGGCCGGCGAGTCCCAGGAGGAGACACAGACGGAGTGGACCGACTACGAGTTCCGGGGCGAACCGAAGCTCTCGGTCGAGGACCTGGACGTCTACTACGGCGACGAACAGGCGCTCCAGGGAATCACCATGGACATCCCCGAGAACAGCGTGACCGCGCTCATCGGCCCCTCAGGCTGTGGGAAGTCCACGTTCCTTCGGTGTCTCAACCGGATGAACGACCGGATCAAGAGCGCCAGCGTCGACGGTTCGGTCGAACTCGAGGGCGAAGAGATCTATCAGGACGGTCTCGATCTCGTCGAACTCCGCAAACGCGTCGGGATGGTGTTCCAGTCTCCGAACCCGTTCCCCAAAACGATTCGGGACAACATCGCCTACGGCCCGCGCAAGCACGGCGACATCGAAACCGGGCTCCTCGCGCGGCTGCTCGGAGACGACTCGAGCGAGCGGGAACGGAAACTCGTCCAGCGGTGTCTCGAACAGGCGGCCCTCTGGGAGGAGGTCAGCGACCGACTCGACGACAACGCGCTGGGCCTCTCGGGCGGTCAGCAACAGCGGCTGTGTATCGCCCGCTGTCTCGCCGTCGATCCCGAGGTCATCCTGATGGACGAGCCGGCCTCCGCTCTGGATCCGATCGCGACCGCGAAGATCGAGGACCTGATCGAGGAGTTGGCCGAGGAGTACACGGTGGTCGTCGTCACGCACAACATGCAACAGGCCGCCCGGATCTCCGATCAGACGGCGGTCTTCCTGACCGGTGGCGAACTCGTCGAGTTCGATGACACCGACAAGATCTTCGAGAACCCGGAGAGCCAGCGCGTCGAGGACTACGTCACCGGCAAGTTCGGGTGA
- the pstA gene encoding phosphate ABC transporter permease PstA, whose product MSERTLRNQSRNPLAVEYSATLAGLSIVPIATFLAAFVVGGLALAGQRSLGSTVLGIGLETVLTALLFVSGGCLLAVGVGSRYGVVETTPDRSAGLGVAGGFGFVAFSGVGLITSQTFGFGRLVWAPLALTAGLTVAGAIVFAREDLGVTVPAGLFSVVIGGLILFDVLTPAWAWSPAGFGVTFNGTVLIPLLAIVTGFVTAWAAANAFEGFGAAGRQAGAFFLIGANAALILLVLLLLIAFIVKNGFWYAVDGIEMGPGLHFHWPFVMDGYDVVLDQKGIYPAIIGTFWLVVGALVMAVPLGVGAAIFLTEYAEEGRFTSVIDIATNGLWSTPSVVFGLFGYAFLVPRLGNNTSLLAGMIVLGFMLLPLVLITSREAIKSVPDDYRDASAALGVSKWETIKAVTIPSAMPGIVTGIIIGIGRIAGETAPILIVTADNPQRSSAPAIMGSFELTTSPPFIVNEALLSGSSALPYQLYGAITTGVVGDDPGYGWATAFVLLLVVLSFYVIGITTRIYFRKKLQA is encoded by the coding sequence ATGAGCGAACGCACTCTACGAAACCAGTCGCGGAACCCGTTAGCTGTCGAGTATTCGGCCACGCTGGCCGGACTTTCGATCGTTCCGATCGCGACGTTCCTCGCGGCGTTCGTCGTCGGCGGCCTCGCGCTGGCCGGACAACGCTCCCTCGGATCGACGGTCCTCGGTATCGGGCTGGAGACTGTGCTGACGGCGCTGTTGTTCGTCTCCGGCGGCTGTCTCCTCGCTGTCGGCGTCGGCTCCCGATACGGCGTCGTCGAGACGACCCCGGACAGATCGGCCGGCCTCGGCGTCGCGGGCGGGTTCGGGTTCGTCGCGTTCAGCGGGGTCGGGCTGATCACGTCACAGACGTTCGGATTCGGTCGTCTCGTGTGGGCGCCCCTCGCGCTGACCGCCGGCCTCACGGTCGCCGGTGCGATCGTGTTCGCACGAGAGGATCTCGGCGTGACTGTCCCCGCCGGCCTGTTTTCGGTCGTCATCGGCGGTCTGATCCTGTTCGACGTACTGACGCCCGCTTGGGCCTGGAGTCCGGCGGGGTTCGGCGTGACGTTCAACGGGACCGTCCTCATTCCGCTGCTAGCGATCGTCACCGGTTTCGTCACGGCGTGGGCCGCGGCAAACGCCTTCGAAGGGTTCGGCGCGGCGGGTCGACAGGCAGGGGCGTTCTTCCTGATCGGCGCGAACGCCGCGCTCATCCTGTTGGTCTTACTCCTGCTGATCGCCTTCATCGTCAAGAACGGGTTCTGGTATGCAGTCGACGGTATCGAGATGGGTCCGGGACTGCACTTCCACTGGCCGTTCGTAATGGACGGCTACGACGTGGTCCTCGATCAGAAGGGGATCTATCCGGCGATCATCGGCACGTTCTGGCTCGTCGTCGGCGCCCTCGTGATGGCCGTTCCCCTCGGGGTCGGCGCAGCGATATTCCTGACCGAGTACGCCGAGGAGGGGCGGTTCACGAGCGTGATCGACATCGCGACGAACGGGCTCTGGAGCACGCCCAGCGTCGTCTTCGGCCTGTTCGGCTACGCGTTTCTGGTCCCGCGACTCGGGAACAACACGAGCCTGCTGGCCGGGATGATCGTCCTCGGGTTCATGCTGCTCCCGCTCGTGCTCATCACGAGCCGCGAGGCGATCAAGAGCGTCCCCGACGACTACCGGGACGCCAGCGCGGCGCTGGGCGTCTCCAAGTGGGAGACGATCAAGGCCGTCACGATACCCTCGGCGATGCCCGGAATCGTTACCGGAATCATCATCGGCATCGGCCGCATCGCCGGGGAGACGGCGCCGATCCTGATCGTCACCGCCGACAACCCCCAGCGGAGTTCGGCACCGGCGATCATGGGATCGTTCGAACTCACGACCTCGCCGCCGTTCATCGTCAACGAGGCGTTGTTGAGCGGCTCGAGCGCGCTCCCCTACCAGCTGTACGGTGCGATCACGACGGGCGTCGTCGGCGACGATCCGGGATACGGATGGGCGACCGCGTTCGTCCTCCTGTTGGTCGTCCTGTCGTTCTACGTGATCGGAATTACCACGCGGATATACTTCAGAAAGAAACTACAAGCATGA